In Phyllostomus discolor isolate MPI-MPIP mPhyDis1 chromosome 3, mPhyDis1.pri.v3, whole genome shotgun sequence, a single genomic region encodes these proteins:
- the HTR1A gene encoding 5-hydroxytryptamine receptor 1A, with product MDVLSPAQGNNTTSSEGPFGTNGNATGNSDVTFSYQVVTSLLLGTLILCAVLGNACVVAAIALERSLQNVANYLIGSLAVTDLMVSVLVLPMAALYQVLNKWTLGQVTCDLFIALDVLCCTSSILHLCAIALDRYWAITDPIDYVNKRTPRRAAALISLTWLIGFLISIPPMLGWRTPEDRSDPDACTISKDHGYTIYSTFGAFYIPLLLMLVLYGRIFRAARFRIRKTVKKVEKKRADTRLGASPAPQPKKSVNGEPESREWRQCLGNRAGGIQCTNGAVRQGDDGTALEVIEVHRMGNSKEHLPLPREAGAVTCAQASFEKKNERNAEAKRKMALARERKTVKTLGIIMGTFILCWLPFFIVALVLPFCENSCHMPTLLGDIINWLGYSNSLLNPVIYAYFNKDFQNAFKKIIKCKFCRQ from the coding sequence ATGGATGTGCTCAGCCCTGCACAGGGCAACAACACCACGTCCTCCGAAGGTCCCTTCGGGACAAACGGCAACGCTACTGGCAACTCTGACGTGACCTTTAGCTACCAAGTGGTCACCTCTCTGCTGCTGGGCACGCTTATCTTATGTGCTGTACTGGGCAATGCGTGCGTGGTGGCTGCCATTGCCCTGGAGCGCTCCCTGCAGAACGTGGCTAACTATCTCATCGGCTCACTGGCAGTCACCGACCTCATGGTGTCGGTGCTGGTGCTGCCCATGGCCGCATTGTACCAGGTGCTCAACAAGTGGACTCTGGGGCAGGTCACCTGTGACCTGTTCATTGCCCTCGACGTGCTGTGCTGCACCTCGTCCATCCTGCACCTGTGCGCCATTGCCCTGGACAGGTACTGGGCCATTACGGACCCCATCGACTACGTGAACAAGAGGACACCCCGGCGTGCCGCTGCGCTCATCTCGCTCACTTGGCTCATTGGCTTCCTCATCTCCATTCCACCCATGCTAGGCTGGCGGACCCCGGAAGACCGCTCGGACCCCGACGCATGCACCATCAGCAAGGACCACGGCTACACTATCTACTCCACCTTTGGCGCTTTCTACATTCCGCTGCTTCTCATGCTAGTTCTCTACGGGCGCATCTTCCGAGCCGCGCGCTTCCGCATCCGAAAGACAGTCAAGAAGGTGGAGAAGAAGAGAGCGGACACCCGCCTTGGGGCGTCACCGGCCCCTCAGCCCAAGAAGAGCGTAAATGGAGAACCTGAGAGCAGAGAATGGAGGCAGTGCTTGGGCAATAGGGCAGGGGGTATTCAGTGCACCAATGGAGCGGTGAGACAAGGTGATGATGGCACAGCCCTGGAGGTGATCGAAGTGCACCGGATGGGCAACTCCAAAGAGCACCTGCCACTGCCCAGAGAGGCTGGTGCTGTCACATGTGCCCAGGCCTCCTTCGAGAAGAAAAATGAGCGCAACGCTGAGGCCAAGCGCAAAATGGCCCTGGCTCGAGAGAGGAAGACGGTGAAAACTCTGGGCATCATTATGGGCACCTTCATCCTCTGCTGGCTGCCTTTCTTCATCGTGGCCCTGGTCCTACCCTTCTGCGAGAACAGCTGCCATATGCCCACCCTCTTAGGCGACATAATTAACTGGCTGGGCTACTCCAACTCTCTGCTCAACCCTGTCATTTATGCCTACTTCAACAAGGACTTCCAAAATGCCTTTAAGAAAATCATCAAGTGCAAGTTCTGCCGCCAATGA